A stretch of Physeter macrocephalus isolate SW-GA unplaced genomic scaffold, ASM283717v5 random_191, whole genome shotgun sequence DNA encodes these proteins:
- the SERPINF1 gene encoding pigment epithelium-derived factor: MQAFVLLLWTGALLGYGSCQNTGLEEGSLAPETTGVPVEEEDPFFKVPVNKLAAAVSNFGYDLYRVRSRESPAANVLLSPLSVATALSALSLGAGQRTESIIHRALYYDLISKPDIHETYKELLASVTAPEKNLKSASRIVFERKLRIKASFVAPLEKSYGTRPRILTGNTHLDLQEINNWVQARMKGKIARSTREMPSEISILLLGVAYFKGQWVTKFDSRKTSLDDFHLDEERTVKVATMSDPQAILRYGLDSDLNCKIAQLPLTGSVSIIFFLPLKVTQNLTIIEESLTSEFIRDIDRELKTVQAVLTIPKLKLSYEGELTKSVQEMKLQSLFDSPDFSKITGKPIKLTQVEHRTGFEWNEDGAGTTPSPGLQPAHLTFPLDYHLNQPFIFVLRDTDTGTLLFIGKILDPRGT; this comes from the exons ATGCAGGCCTTTGTGCTACTCCTCTGGACTGGAGCCCTCCTCGGGTATGGCAGCTGCCAGAACACCGGCCTGGAGGAG GGCTCCTTGGCCCCCGAGACCACGGGGGTGCCAGTGGAGGAGGAGGATCCCTTCTTCAAGGTCCCTGTGAACAAGCTGGCGGCCGCTGTCTCCAACTTTGGCTACGACTTGTACCGCGTGAGGTCCAGGGAGAGCCCCGCTGCTAACGTGCTCCTGTCTCCGCTCAGCGTGGCCACGGCGCTCTCTGCCCTTTCGCTGG GAGCGGGGCAGCGGACAGAATCCATCATTCACCGGGCTCTCTACTATGACCTGATCAGCAAGCCAGATATTCACGAGACCTATAAGGAACTCCTCGCCTCCGTCACCGCCCCGGAGAAGAACCTCAAGAGCGCTTCCCGTATCGTGTTTGAGAGGA AGCTGCGGATAAAAGCCAGCTTTGTCGCACCCCTGGAAAAGTCGTATGGGACCAGGCCCAGAATCTTGACCGGCAACACTCACTTGGACCTTCAGGAGATTAACAACTGGGTGCAGGCccggatgaaagggaaaatcgcTAGGTCCACGAGGGAAATGCCCAGTGAAATCAGCATTCTCCTTCTTGGTGTGGCTTACTTCAAGG GGCAGTGGGTAACAAAGTTTGACTCCAGAAAGACTTCCCTAGATGATTTCCACTTGGATGAGGAGAGGACCGTGAAAGTCGCCACGATGTCAGACCCTCAGGCCATTTTACGCTACGGCTTGGATTCTGATCTCAACTGCAAG ATTGCCCAGCTGCCCTTGACCGGGAGCGTGAGTATCattttcttcctgcctctgaaGGTGACCCAGAACTTGACCATTATAGAAGAGAGCCTCACCTCTGAGTTCATTCGTGACATAGACCGAGAACTGAAGACTGTTCAAGCGGTCCTGACCATCCCCAAGCTGAAGCTGAGTTACGAAGGCGAACTCACAAAGTCCGTGCAGGAGATGA AGTTGCAGTCCTTGTTTGATTCACCAGACTTTAGCAAGATCACGGGCAAACCTATCAAACTTACTCAAGTGGAACATCGCACTGGCTTTGAGTGGAATGAAGATGGGGCGGGtaccacccccagcccagggctccagcCTGCCCACCTCACCTTCCCCCTGGACTATCACCTTAACCAACCTTTCATCTTTGTACTGCgggacacagacacagggacCCTTCTCTTCATAGGCAAAATTCTGGACCCCAGGGGCACTTAA
- the SERPINF2 gene encoding alpha-2-antiplasmin isoform X4, with the protein MEPLGLQLMSGQTQQKLPPLSLLKLGNQEPGGQTAPKKAPGDCKWSPNPEQTRRLAQAMMAFTTDLFSLVAQSSTRPNLILSPLSVALALSHLALGAQNQTLQRLQQVLHVDSGPCLPHLLSRLCQDLGPGAFRLAARMYLQKGFPIKEDFLEQSEQLFGAKPMSLTGRKRDDLANINQWVKEATEGKIEDFLSDLPDDTVLLLLNAIHFQGFWRRKFDPNLTQRDTFHLDEQFTVPVDMMQAHTYPLRWFLLEQPEIQVAHFPFKNNMSFVVVVPTHFEWNVSQVLANLSWGILHQPLLRERPTKVQLPKLHLKYQTDLVAILSQLGLQELFQAPDLRGISDQSLVVSSVQHQSMLELREAGVEAAATTSTAMSRMSLSSFSVNRPFLFFILEGSTSLPLFVGSVRNPNPGAQPERKEQRDSPDNGDLVQRHKAFPRGDKPFGPDLKLAPPSEEDYPQPSSPK; encoded by the exons ATGGAGCCCTTGGGCCTGCAG CTGATGAGCGGGCAGACCCAGCAGAAGCTACCCCCACTTTCCCTCCTCAAGTTGGGCAACCAG GAGCCTGGTGGCCAGACTGCCCCAAAGAAGGCCCCAGGAGACTGCAAGTGGTCCCCAAACCCGGAGCAGACCCGCAGGCTGGCCCAGGCCATGATGGCCTTCACCACAGACCTCTTCTCCCTGGTGGCCCAAAGCTCCACCAGGCCCAACCTGATCCTGTCGCCTCTGAGTGTGGCCCTGGCACTGTCTCACCTGGCACTAG GTGCTCAGAACCAAACGCTGCAGAGGCTGCAGCAGGTGCTGCACGTGGACTCAGGGCCCTGCCTACCCCACCTGCTCAGCCGCCTCTGCCAGGACCTGGGCCCAGGGGCTTTCCGATTGGCTGCCAGAATGTACCTGCAGAAAG GATTTCCCATCAAAGAGGACTTCTTGGAACAATCAGAACAGCTCTTTGGTGCAAAGCCCATGAGCCTGACGGGAAGGAAGAGGGATGACCTGGCAAACATCAACCAGTGGGTGAAGGAGGCCACAGAGGGGAAGATTGAGGATTTCCTCTCGGATCTGCCGGATGACACGGTGTTGCTTCTGCTCAATGCCATCCACTTCCAGG GCTTCTGGAGGAGGAAGTTCGACCCGAATCTCACGCAGAGAGACACTTTCCACCTGGACGAGCAGTTCACGGTGCCGGTGGACATGATGCAAGCCCACACGTACCCGCTGCGCTGGTTTCTGCTGGAGCAGCCTGAGATCCAG GTGGCTCATTTCCCCTTTAAGAACAACATGAGCTTTGTGGTCGTCGTGCCCACCCATTTTGAGTGGAACGTGTCCCAGGTGCTGGCTAACCTGAGCTGGGGCATCCTGCACCAGCCCTTGCTGCGGGAGAGGCCCACCAAGGTCCAGCTGCCTAAGCTGCATCTGAAATACCAAACGGACCTGGTGGCCATCCTCAGCCAGCTGG GCCTGCAGGAACTGTTCCAGGCCCCGGACCTGCGTGGGATCTCAGACCAGAGCCTGGTGGTGTCCAGCGTGCAGCATCAGTCCatgctggagctcagagaggccGGCGTGGAGGCGGCCGCGACCACCAGCACGGCCATGTCCCGCATGTCCCTCTCCTCCTTCAGCGTGAACCgccccttcctcttcttcatcctcGAGGGCAGCACGAGCCTGCCCCTCTTTGTGGGCAGCGTGCGGAACCCCAACCCTGGTGCGCAGCCGGAACGCAAGGAGCAGCGGGATTCCCCTGACAACGGGGACCTTGTCCAGCGCCACAAAGCCTTCCCCCGCGGAGACAAGCCCTTCGGCCCCGACTTAAAACTTGCGCCCCCCTCGGAGGAGGATTACCCCCAACCTAGCAGCCCCAAGTGA
- the SERPINF2 gene encoding alpha-2-antiplasmin isoform X2: MALLWGLLALSLSCLQSPCSAFSPVSTMEPLGLQLMSGQTQQKLPPLSLLKLGNQEPGGQTAPKKAPGDCKWSPNPEQTRRLAQAMMAFTTDLFSLVAQSSTRPNLILSPLSVALALSHLALGAQNQTLQRLQQVLHVDSGPCLPHLLSRLCQDLGPGAFRLAARMYLQKGFPIKEDFLEQSEQLFGAKPMSLTGRKRDDLANINQWVKEATEGKIEDFLSDLPDDTVLLLLNAIHFQGFWRRKFDPNLTQRDTFHLDEQFTVPVDMMQAHTYPLRWFLLEQPEIQVAHFPFKNNMSFVVVVPTHFEWNVSQVLANLSWGILHQPLLRERPTKVQLPKLHLKYQTDLVAILSQLGLQELFQAPDLRGISDQSLVVSSVQHQSMLELREAGVEAAATTSTAMSRMSLSSFSVNRPFLFFILEGSTSLPLFVGSVRNPNPGAQPERKEQRDSPDNGDLVQRHKAFPRGDKPFGPDLKLAPPSEEDYPQPSSPK; this comes from the exons ATGGCgctgctctgggggctcctggcGCTCAGCTTGTCCTGCCTGCAAAGCCCCTGCTCAGCG TTCTCTCCTGTGAGCACCATGGAGCCCTTGGGCCTGCAG CTGATGAGCGGGCAGACCCAGCAGAAGCTACCCCCACTTTCCCTCCTCAAGTTGGGCAACCAG GAGCCTGGTGGCCAGACTGCCCCAAAGAAGGCCCCAGGAGACTGCAAGTGGTCCCCAAACCCGGAGCAGACCCGCAGGCTGGCCCAGGCCATGATGGCCTTCACCACAGACCTCTTCTCCCTGGTGGCCCAAAGCTCCACCAGGCCCAACCTGATCCTGTCGCCTCTGAGTGTGGCCCTGGCACTGTCTCACCTGGCACTAG GTGCTCAGAACCAAACGCTGCAGAGGCTGCAGCAGGTGCTGCACGTGGACTCAGGGCCCTGCCTACCCCACCTGCTCAGCCGCCTCTGCCAGGACCTGGGCCCAGGGGCTTTCCGATTGGCTGCCAGAATGTACCTGCAGAAAG GATTTCCCATCAAAGAGGACTTCTTGGAACAATCAGAACAGCTCTTTGGTGCAAAGCCCATGAGCCTGACGGGAAGGAAGAGGGATGACCTGGCAAACATCAACCAGTGGGTGAAGGAGGCCACAGAGGGGAAGATTGAGGATTTCCTCTCGGATCTGCCGGATGACACGGTGTTGCTTCTGCTCAATGCCATCCACTTCCAGG GCTTCTGGAGGAGGAAGTTCGACCCGAATCTCACGCAGAGAGACACTTTCCACCTGGACGAGCAGTTCACGGTGCCGGTGGACATGATGCAAGCCCACACGTACCCGCTGCGCTGGTTTCTGCTGGAGCAGCCTGAGATCCAG GTGGCTCATTTCCCCTTTAAGAACAACATGAGCTTTGTGGTCGTCGTGCCCACCCATTTTGAGTGGAACGTGTCCCAGGTGCTGGCTAACCTGAGCTGGGGCATCCTGCACCAGCCCTTGCTGCGGGAGAGGCCCACCAAGGTCCAGCTGCCTAAGCTGCATCTGAAATACCAAACGGACCTGGTGGCCATCCTCAGCCAGCTGG GCCTGCAGGAACTGTTCCAGGCCCCGGACCTGCGTGGGATCTCAGACCAGAGCCTGGTGGTGTCCAGCGTGCAGCATCAGTCCatgctggagctcagagaggccGGCGTGGAGGCGGCCGCGACCACCAGCACGGCCATGTCCCGCATGTCCCTCTCCTCCTTCAGCGTGAACCgccccttcctcttcttcatcctcGAGGGCAGCACGAGCCTGCCCCTCTTTGTGGGCAGCGTGCGGAACCCCAACCCTGGTGCGCAGCCGGAACGCAAGGAGCAGCGGGATTCCCCTGACAACGGGGACCTTGTCCAGCGCCACAAAGCCTTCCCCCGCGGAGACAAGCCCTTCGGCCCCGACTTAAAACTTGCGCCCCCCTCGGAGGAGGATTACCCCCAACCTAGCAGCCCCAAGTGA
- the SERPINF2 gene encoding alpha-2-antiplasmin isoform X5, with translation MMAFTTDLFSLVAQSSTRPNLILSPLSVALALSHLALGAQNQTLQRLQQVLHVDSGPCLPHLLSRLCQDLGPGAFRLAARMYLQKGFPIKEDFLEQSEQLFGAKPMSLTGRKRDDLANINQWVKEATEGKIEDFLSDLPDDTVLLLLNAIHFQGFWRRKFDPNLTQRDTFHLDEQFTVPVDMMQAHTYPLRWFLLEQPEIQVAHFPFKNNMSFVVVVPTHFEWNVSQVLANLSWGILHQPLLRERPTKVQLPKLHLKYQTDLVAILSQLGLQELFQAPDLRGISDQSLVVSSVQHQSMLELREAGVEAAATTSTAMSRMSLSSFSVNRPFLFFILEGSTSLPLFVGSVRNPNPGAQPERKEQRDSPDNGDLVQRHKAFPRGDKPFGPDLKLAPPSEEDYPQPSSPK, from the exons ATGATGGCCTTCACCACAGACCTCTTCTCCCTGGTGGCCCAAAGCTCCACCAGGCCCAACCTGATCCTGTCGCCTCTGAGTGTGGCCCTGGCACTGTCTCACCTGGCACTAG GTGCTCAGAACCAAACGCTGCAGAGGCTGCAGCAGGTGCTGCACGTGGACTCAGGGCCCTGCCTACCCCACCTGCTCAGCCGCCTCTGCCAGGACCTGGGCCCAGGGGCTTTCCGATTGGCTGCCAGAATGTACCTGCAGAAAG GATTTCCCATCAAAGAGGACTTCTTGGAACAATCAGAACAGCTCTTTGGTGCAAAGCCCATGAGCCTGACGGGAAGGAAGAGGGATGACCTGGCAAACATCAACCAGTGGGTGAAGGAGGCCACAGAGGGGAAGATTGAGGATTTCCTCTCGGATCTGCCGGATGACACGGTGTTGCTTCTGCTCAATGCCATCCACTTCCAGG GCTTCTGGAGGAGGAAGTTCGACCCGAATCTCACGCAGAGAGACACTTTCCACCTGGACGAGCAGTTCACGGTGCCGGTGGACATGATGCAAGCCCACACGTACCCGCTGCGCTGGTTTCTGCTGGAGCAGCCTGAGATCCAG GTGGCTCATTTCCCCTTTAAGAACAACATGAGCTTTGTGGTCGTCGTGCCCACCCATTTTGAGTGGAACGTGTCCCAGGTGCTGGCTAACCTGAGCTGGGGCATCCTGCACCAGCCCTTGCTGCGGGAGAGGCCCACCAAGGTCCAGCTGCCTAAGCTGCATCTGAAATACCAAACGGACCTGGTGGCCATCCTCAGCCAGCTGG GCCTGCAGGAACTGTTCCAGGCCCCGGACCTGCGTGGGATCTCAGACCAGAGCCTGGTGGTGTCCAGCGTGCAGCATCAGTCCatgctggagctcagagaggccGGCGTGGAGGCGGCCGCGACCACCAGCACGGCCATGTCCCGCATGTCCCTCTCCTCCTTCAGCGTGAACCgccccttcctcttcttcatcctcGAGGGCAGCACGAGCCTGCCCCTCTTTGTGGGCAGCGTGCGGAACCCCAACCCTGGTGCGCAGCCGGAACGCAAGGAGCAGCGGGATTCCCCTGACAACGGGGACCTTGTCCAGCGCCACAAAGCCTTCCCCCGCGGAGACAAGCCCTTCGGCCCCGACTTAAAACTTGCGCCCCCCTCGGAGGAGGATTACCCCCAACCTAGCAGCCCCAAGTGA
- the SERPINF2 gene encoding alpha-2-antiplasmin isoform X3, with amino-acid sequence MALLWGLLALSLSCLQSPCSALMSGQTQQKLPPLSLLKLGNQEPGGQTAPKKAPGDCKWSPNPEQTRRLAQAMMAFTTDLFSLVAQSSTRPNLILSPLSVALALSHLALGAQNQTLQRLQQVLHVDSGPCLPHLLSRLCQDLGPGAFRLAARMYLQKGFPIKEDFLEQSEQLFGAKPMSLTGRKRDDLANINQWVKEATEGKIEDFLSDLPDDTVLLLLNAIHFQGFWRRKFDPNLTQRDTFHLDEQFTVPVDMMQAHTYPLRWFLLEQPEIQVAHFPFKNNMSFVVVVPTHFEWNVSQVLANLSWGILHQPLLRERPTKVQLPKLHLKYQTDLVAILSQLGLQELFQAPDLRGISDQSLVVSSVQHQSMLELREAGVEAAATTSTAMSRMSLSSFSVNRPFLFFILEGSTSLPLFVGSVRNPNPGAQPERKEQRDSPDNGDLVQRHKAFPRGDKPFGPDLKLAPPSEEDYPQPSSPK; translated from the exons ATGGCgctgctctgggggctcctggcGCTCAGCTTGTCCTGCCTGCAAAGCCCCTGCTCAGCG CTGATGAGCGGGCAGACCCAGCAGAAGCTACCCCCACTTTCCCTCCTCAAGTTGGGCAACCAG GAGCCTGGTGGCCAGACTGCCCCAAAGAAGGCCCCAGGAGACTGCAAGTGGTCCCCAAACCCGGAGCAGACCCGCAGGCTGGCCCAGGCCATGATGGCCTTCACCACAGACCTCTTCTCCCTGGTGGCCCAAAGCTCCACCAGGCCCAACCTGATCCTGTCGCCTCTGAGTGTGGCCCTGGCACTGTCTCACCTGGCACTAG GTGCTCAGAACCAAACGCTGCAGAGGCTGCAGCAGGTGCTGCACGTGGACTCAGGGCCCTGCCTACCCCACCTGCTCAGCCGCCTCTGCCAGGACCTGGGCCCAGGGGCTTTCCGATTGGCTGCCAGAATGTACCTGCAGAAAG GATTTCCCATCAAAGAGGACTTCTTGGAACAATCAGAACAGCTCTTTGGTGCAAAGCCCATGAGCCTGACGGGAAGGAAGAGGGATGACCTGGCAAACATCAACCAGTGGGTGAAGGAGGCCACAGAGGGGAAGATTGAGGATTTCCTCTCGGATCTGCCGGATGACACGGTGTTGCTTCTGCTCAATGCCATCCACTTCCAGG GCTTCTGGAGGAGGAAGTTCGACCCGAATCTCACGCAGAGAGACACTTTCCACCTGGACGAGCAGTTCACGGTGCCGGTGGACATGATGCAAGCCCACACGTACCCGCTGCGCTGGTTTCTGCTGGAGCAGCCTGAGATCCAG GTGGCTCATTTCCCCTTTAAGAACAACATGAGCTTTGTGGTCGTCGTGCCCACCCATTTTGAGTGGAACGTGTCCCAGGTGCTGGCTAACCTGAGCTGGGGCATCCTGCACCAGCCCTTGCTGCGGGAGAGGCCCACCAAGGTCCAGCTGCCTAAGCTGCATCTGAAATACCAAACGGACCTGGTGGCCATCCTCAGCCAGCTGG GCCTGCAGGAACTGTTCCAGGCCCCGGACCTGCGTGGGATCTCAGACCAGAGCCTGGTGGTGTCCAGCGTGCAGCATCAGTCCatgctggagctcagagaggccGGCGTGGAGGCGGCCGCGACCACCAGCACGGCCATGTCCCGCATGTCCCTCTCCTCCTTCAGCGTGAACCgccccttcctcttcttcatcctcGAGGGCAGCACGAGCCTGCCCCTCTTTGTGGGCAGCGTGCGGAACCCCAACCCTGGTGCGCAGCCGGAACGCAAGGAGCAGCGGGATTCCCCTGACAACGGGGACCTTGTCCAGCGCCACAAAGCCTTCCCCCGCGGAGACAAGCCCTTCGGCCCCGACTTAAAACTTGCGCCCCCCTCGGAGGAGGATTACCCCCAACCTAGCAGCCCCAAGTGA
- the SERPINF2 gene encoding alpha-2-antiplasmin isoform X1, producing the protein MALLWGLLALSLSCLQSPCSAQFSPVSTMEPLGLQLMSGQTQQKLPPLSLLKLGNQEPGGQTAPKKAPGDCKWSPNPEQTRRLAQAMMAFTTDLFSLVAQSSTRPNLILSPLSVALALSHLALGAQNQTLQRLQQVLHVDSGPCLPHLLSRLCQDLGPGAFRLAARMYLQKGFPIKEDFLEQSEQLFGAKPMSLTGRKRDDLANINQWVKEATEGKIEDFLSDLPDDTVLLLLNAIHFQGFWRRKFDPNLTQRDTFHLDEQFTVPVDMMQAHTYPLRWFLLEQPEIQVAHFPFKNNMSFVVVVPTHFEWNVSQVLANLSWGILHQPLLRERPTKVQLPKLHLKYQTDLVAILSQLGLQELFQAPDLRGISDQSLVVSSVQHQSMLELREAGVEAAATTSTAMSRMSLSSFSVNRPFLFFILEGSTSLPLFVGSVRNPNPGAQPERKEQRDSPDNGDLVQRHKAFPRGDKPFGPDLKLAPPSEEDYPQPSSPK; encoded by the exons ATGGCgctgctctgggggctcctggcGCTCAGCTTGTCCTGCCTGCAAAGCCCCTGCTCAGCG CAGTTCTCTCCTGTGAGCACCATGGAGCCCTTGGGCCTGCAG CTGATGAGCGGGCAGACCCAGCAGAAGCTACCCCCACTTTCCCTCCTCAAGTTGGGCAACCAG GAGCCTGGTGGCCAGACTGCCCCAAAGAAGGCCCCAGGAGACTGCAAGTGGTCCCCAAACCCGGAGCAGACCCGCAGGCTGGCCCAGGCCATGATGGCCTTCACCACAGACCTCTTCTCCCTGGTGGCCCAAAGCTCCACCAGGCCCAACCTGATCCTGTCGCCTCTGAGTGTGGCCCTGGCACTGTCTCACCTGGCACTAG GTGCTCAGAACCAAACGCTGCAGAGGCTGCAGCAGGTGCTGCACGTGGACTCAGGGCCCTGCCTACCCCACCTGCTCAGCCGCCTCTGCCAGGACCTGGGCCCAGGGGCTTTCCGATTGGCTGCCAGAATGTACCTGCAGAAAG GATTTCCCATCAAAGAGGACTTCTTGGAACAATCAGAACAGCTCTTTGGTGCAAAGCCCATGAGCCTGACGGGAAGGAAGAGGGATGACCTGGCAAACATCAACCAGTGGGTGAAGGAGGCCACAGAGGGGAAGATTGAGGATTTCCTCTCGGATCTGCCGGATGACACGGTGTTGCTTCTGCTCAATGCCATCCACTTCCAGG GCTTCTGGAGGAGGAAGTTCGACCCGAATCTCACGCAGAGAGACACTTTCCACCTGGACGAGCAGTTCACGGTGCCGGTGGACATGATGCAAGCCCACACGTACCCGCTGCGCTGGTTTCTGCTGGAGCAGCCTGAGATCCAG GTGGCTCATTTCCCCTTTAAGAACAACATGAGCTTTGTGGTCGTCGTGCCCACCCATTTTGAGTGGAACGTGTCCCAGGTGCTGGCTAACCTGAGCTGGGGCATCCTGCACCAGCCCTTGCTGCGGGAGAGGCCCACCAAGGTCCAGCTGCCTAAGCTGCATCTGAAATACCAAACGGACCTGGTGGCCATCCTCAGCCAGCTGG GCCTGCAGGAACTGTTCCAGGCCCCGGACCTGCGTGGGATCTCAGACCAGAGCCTGGTGGTGTCCAGCGTGCAGCATCAGTCCatgctggagctcagagaggccGGCGTGGAGGCGGCCGCGACCACCAGCACGGCCATGTCCCGCATGTCCCTCTCCTCCTTCAGCGTGAACCgccccttcctcttcttcatcctcGAGGGCAGCACGAGCCTGCCCCTCTTTGTGGGCAGCGTGCGGAACCCCAACCCTGGTGCGCAGCCGGAACGCAAGGAGCAGCGGGATTCCCCTGACAACGGGGACCTTGTCCAGCGCCACAAAGCCTTCCCCCGCGGAGACAAGCCCTTCGGCCCCGACTTAAAACTTGCGCCCCCCTCGGAGGAGGATTACCCCCAACCTAGCAGCCCCAAGTGA